One window of the Candidatus Kinetoplastibacterium desouzaii TCC079E genome contains the following:
- the rpsU gene encoding 30S ribosomal protein S21, whose translation MPIVKLKENEPFESAMRRFKRTVEKTGLLTELRAREFYEKPTAERKRKLAAAVKRHYKRIRSQQLPPRMY comes from the coding sequence ATGCCTATTGTTAAACTTAAAGAAAATGAACCATTTGAATCTGCAATGCGTCGTTTTAAACGAACAGTTGAAAAAACTGGATTGCTTACAGAATTACGTGCTAGAGAGTTTTATGAAAAACCTACTGCAGAAAGAAAACGTAAATTAGCTGCTGCAGTAAAGCGTCACTATAAACGTATACGTAGTCAACAGTTACCTCCACGTATGTATTGA
- a CDS encoding adenylosuccinate synthase translates to MSKNIVIIGTQWGDEGKGKIVDWLTESIDGVVRFQGGHNAGHTLWINGIKTVLRLIPSGIMRPHVTCFIGNGVVLSPENLLKEISELESVGIDVRSRLQISEICPLILPYHVAIDQAREKLKGNEKIGTTGRGIGPAYEDKVARRAIRLQDIFNKNIFSEKLSESLEYHNFILKNFFHSDVLDFHEILDTYLKMSEVLRPMVKDVSNSLYLLQQSGGKLLFEGAQGALLDVDHGTYPYVTSSNCIAGSASSGSGVGIQSINYVLGITKAYTTRVGSGPFPTELKDDLGLHIATVGKEFGSVTGRPRRCGWFDGAALKRSVRINGISGLCITKLDVLDGLENLKICVGYRLGNEFFDVLPYGSDIVSKLEPVFEEMSGWNSSTFGIKEFDQLPVEARHYLVRIAEICGVPIDLVSTGPDRNETIVLRNPVGM, encoded by the coding sequence ATGAGTAAAAATATAGTAATAATTGGCACTCAATGGGGTGATGAAGGCAAGGGAAAAATTGTAGATTGGCTGACTGAGTCTATTGACGGAGTAGTTAGATTTCAAGGTGGTCATAATGCTGGTCATACCCTATGGATAAATGGGATCAAAACTGTTCTTAGGTTAATTCCATCAGGAATTATGCGCCCTCATGTTACATGTTTTATTGGCAATGGAGTAGTTTTATCTCCTGAAAACTTATTAAAAGAAATATCCGAATTGGAATCTGTAGGTATAGATGTTCGCTCACGTTTACAAATTTCTGAAATTTGTCCTTTGATATTACCATATCATGTAGCTATAGACCAAGCTAGAGAGAAACTTAAGGGCAATGAAAAGATAGGGACAACTGGAAGAGGTATAGGACCTGCTTATGAAGATAAAGTTGCTCGTAGGGCTATAAGACTTCAGGATATTTTTAATAAGAATATTTTTTCTGAAAAATTATCTGAGTCTTTAGAATATCATAATTTTATCTTAAAAAATTTTTTTCATTCAGATGTTTTAGATTTTCATGAAATATTGGATACATACTTAAAAATGTCAGAAGTATTACGTCCTATGGTTAAGGATGTTTCTAATAGTTTATATCTACTACAACAATCTGGTGGTAAGTTATTATTTGAAGGAGCTCAAGGAGCTTTATTGGATGTTGACCATGGAACATATCCTTATGTTACCAGTAGTAATTGTATAGCAGGATCAGCTTCTTCTGGTTCTGGTGTTGGTATACAATCAATTAATTATGTTTTAGGAATTACTAAAGCTTATACTACTCGTGTTGGATCAGGACCATTTCCAACTGAATTGAAAGACGATTTAGGTTTGCATATAGCTACTGTAGGAAAAGAATTTGGTTCAGTTACAGGTAGACCAAGGCGTTGTGGTTGGTTTGATGGAGCAGCTCTTAAGAGATCTGTAAGAATAAATGGTATTTCTGGTCTTTGTATAACTAAACTTGATGTTCTAGATGGATTAGAAAATTTAAAAATATGTGTCGGATATAGATTGGGTAATGAATTTTTTGATGTTCTTCCTTATGGTTCTGATATTGTTTCAAAATTAGAACCTGTTTTTGAAGAAATGTCTGGCTGGAATTCATCTACATTTGGAATAAAAGAATTTGATCAGCTGCCAGTTGAAGCTAGGCATTATTTGGTTAGAATAGCAGAGATTTGTGGTGTTCCAATTGATTTAGTATCAACAGGTCCAGATCGTAATGAAACTATTGTTTTACGCAATCCAGTTGGAATGTGA